The region CTGAGTATCTCGAATACAATCTGCAACTGTTCCACATGCTTTTCCAAGGTAGGGCTGTACACCAAGATGTCGTCAAAGAAGACGAGAATGAATTTTCATAAATGTCTGCGGAAGATGTCGTTCATCAAGCTCTGGAAAGTAGCTGGTGCATTGGTTAAGCCAAATGGCATGACCAAAAACTCATAATGGCCATTATGGGTTCTAAAAGCTGTCTTGCGTATGTCTCCAGCACTCATCCTTATTTGGTGATAACCAGATCTTAGATCAACCTTAGAGAATACAGTAGCCCTGCCTAGTTCTTCCAACAGTTCTTCTACAATCGGAATAGGGAACTTGTCtttaattgtcattttattAAGAGCCCTGTAATCCACACACAATCGCCAAGTGTCGTCCTTCTTCTTTACCAAAACCACTGGTGAAGCAAAAGGGCTGGTGCTGTGTTGTATAATGCCAGAATCCAGCATTTCAGTTACTATTTGTTCCACTATATCTTTTTGTAAACCAACATGACGATAAGGCCGGAGGTTGACTGGTTGGGATCCTTCTTTGAGAGGAATAGCATGATCATGTGTTCTCAGAGGCGGAAGTCCTGTTGGCTCTTTAAAAATATCCTGGTAAGAATGTAACAATTCATCTATAGTTGAATCACTTCCAAGACTAGGTTGAAGGGTCGTTGTCATGGAGCTGATGAAATGATCACTGTCTTCCACTACCCTGAGACTGCATAGATTGACCTCCACGAGCTGATTTGGACTGTTTATCAGGCTATTGAATTGTTCAAAGCCAATAGTCTGGAGCTTAACTGGAATGTCCCCTCGCAGCAATATGTCTTGCCCTTGCCATACAAAAGACATCCATAATTCATTGTAATTGGACAAAATGTTACCTAGTGTAGCCAGCCATTGTACTCCGAGCACCATATCACAATTGTTGAGTTCCACGACAAATACATCTGTAGAGAACTGGACGCCTTGCATTTTCCAGAGAAAATTCTTGCACACATGGGTGCAAGTCATCTGGCCCCCATTTGCTGCTTCTACTGCTAATGGCCGAATTGAAGTGAGAGTGCAGCTCAATCTCGTTGCCACCTGAGTGTTGATAAAATTGTGTGTGCTTCCAGAGTCGATCATGATAAAGAGTAGACTTGTCAACCTTACCAGTCACCCGTAGAGTCTGAAAACCTGAAGTGCCCTCTAAGGCATTGATGGATATTTGGGGTGTGAAATTGTCAGGATCAATCTCACTGCCTTCTTGGACTTCTTCTTCTGCAACATCCTCATCGTCCAAAATACATAGGGAATACACCTTTTTATTTCTGCATCGATGGCCCGGTATAAATTTCTCATCACACCAAAAACACAATCTCTTCGCCCTCCTCTCATCCAGTTCTTTGTTTCTCAGGGTCTTTGTAGGTCTGTAAGGTGTGTTTGGAGATTTCTGGTGGTGGGGAATCGCTTTTTCAGTGTTGTTAGTGTGGTATAGAGTGGTTTTAGTGTGGTTTGGGGTGGTGAAAGGCTTCGGTGGATTAACACCGGTAGTGTGGTATGCATTTTTTGAATAAGAATGATGAGGTTGTCTGTAGCTGATGGTGTTCTCTTGTAGCCTAGCTAGATTGTAAGCTTGGTATAAGGTCTTGGGTTCAAACATTTTGACCATGTTCTTAATCTCAACTTCTAACCCTCCCAGAAAGAAAACCAACGCCTGTCTCTCTGTCATCTCTGCTCTATTCCATAGAATATCAAATTCCTGTATATAAGTTTCTAAATCAGCTGTTTGTTTAAGATCTTTTAGTTCCTCTAGAGGATCTTTTTGGCCTCCAAAACGACAGCATAATGCCTCAATGTATTCACTCCATAGGACCTCAGGATGGTGCCTAACAAAATTCTGATGCCAATACAAGGCTCTGTCATCTATGTAATAGGATGCTTGTTTGAGTTTTTCAGAATCATTCATTTCTGTGATTTCAAAGTACTGGTTACACCTAAATAGCCACTGATAGACATTGTCTCCATTGAAACTAGGAAAATCACGTCTAGGTTTGTATACCTGTTGAGGATGTTGATCTGCTTCTCTGGTCCAATTGTGCCTGGTGGCTCCATTGGAGCAACCTGTCTGCTCACGGTTAGCACTTGGTTCACCTCTTCCCAAGCTCAGCTTCTGCAGAAAAGAGTTTTGCTGGAATGTCAAGCCGCTGATCAAGTCTTTGATCTCCCCAAACTTAACCTCATGGCTCTCCATTTTCTGGCCATATACTTCCAATAACTTGGTGACTTGCTCATATTTGGCTGCATGCTCCTTGTTGGCAGACTCAAGCGTCTCCTCCAAGCGCCTTAGATCCTGTGTTCTGGTGTCTGGAGGCATGACTGGTGTCCAAGGTTcgcaagctctgataccagttgATACAAGCGTTATTTCTAGGGAACCTACTGGAATAGAATCCAGTCTTTTGGCAAGTCTGTCACGTAAAGATAGTGAGGTAGATAGTAGTGAGAATAATGTGTGCAATGGCACCTTTCATTCATCATGCATTCATTATGTTTTTTCCAATGCCCTTCTCTGTTACAATTGTGCCATATATATACACAGCATTCCTTCTAGACTACTGGCTATAACTGATTTCCTTTATTCTAGCCTGAGAGCACACACAAGTCGTGTGCTTGAAGTCAGTTATTATGAACAATGCCAATTAAATGAAACGGAGCGTTTAACCATGACTATAACGACTATAACGACTTTTTAACAATTGAAATCTACCTGCCTTTCCTTGGCTTAAGTTGTGCATGTAACAGCCACCAATTACTGCAATCTGTGAATCAGGTGTTGCTGTCCTATGTACCCCAAAGAAACTAATAGTATCTTCAATCTCACCATGATTTTCTCCTCCATGTAATAACACTGAAAATGCCATTGTATGGCTAGTACCGTCCAACGAACTAGCCAGGTAAAATCCCTGAGCCTTCCCAATCACAGCAGACCCCAACTCATGTCCTTCTGTTAATTCATCATCGACGACTGTGATCGAGCCAAACATGAGCTTTTGTAATGCGGACCCAGCTGGGAGATTGCCAGCGGTGACAAAAGGCTGGTTGTTGCTATTGACaacgttgttgttgttgcctGTGTTTTGAAGTAACGTGTTGGTTTGGGCACCTGTTAGGCCTGTAAGGAGTGGAGCAGTGTTTGGATTTATGAGGTTGTTAATGTTGACTAGTGGGGTCCCACCTTGGAGTGGGAAAATGTTATTGTTTGGCTGGGAGAAAGGAATGCCATTGATGTCAGTGCGGGCGATGATCCCGGTGACGATCCTATTTGATGCGTGGGATCCTCCTAGGATGTCATGCATGAAGAAGGACAATGGAGGAGAAGTTGTGGTGGTGGTTTGTGGGCCAGCAGGTTTTGCTTCGGTGTCACTCGTGGCCACTACAGGGGCTGGCCCATTTGGTGGCCTGGTGGTGGTGTTGATGGGACCTACAGGTACTGGTGCTGCCACTGTGACTGGAGGAGCAACTGGTGCTGCATCTGTGATTGGAGGAGCAACTGGTGCTGCATCATCAACTGGTGCTGCCACAGTGACAGGGGCTTCAGTTTCATCAGGAAGAGGAGGGTCTGCTTGATCATCTTCAACGGTGGTGGGAGTGGTCGCTTGGACTTGGCCACTCGGCAATGTAGTCGTGGGAGCTGGGACTGTTGTTGTTGCAGGAGGGCCAACAACAGCTGGATTTTCGGGTTCCAACTCATCAAGGATTCTTGCCGAGTTGGCATAGGAGAGAGTCATGGCTATCAGGAAAAGATAGACAATGGCCTTGAGTGCTGTAGTGGTAACGAATAGAGGTTTGGccattttgggttttgattctCTGAAAGACCTAACTGTTGTTTAAGGGTATATGTAAGATGTGAGGAATGATTTGTGATGCAGGAGTAGGAGTTTATTAtggttatatataattaagaggAGACTCTAATGAGAGTGGAGCTGATATGGTGGAGTTGGTGCACGCCTTCTCTTTTGTTGTGTGTTCTGGTTGTGATGCCAAATTTCTACGTGATATGAGCATGAATTGCTGCATTTGACTACTAGTTGAAATATGGACGCCCTGAATTGGATAGACACCTTTTTTCTTTGCTTGTCCAGATGctaattacaattattatttttttgtagcaGATCACAAAGGGAAGTTGTGATATTTGAGAGCAGGTACTCTACCATGCAGGATGATTAGGTTAAAATAATGTCTTCTCTCTCTGGCATAATTACATGCTATTTGTTTTCAGTTGATGGTTTGGCGCAAATGGTATTCACAATCTTAGGCCTAGCAAGGATCAGAAATTACCTGCATTAAGGTTTGGCTAACTAGGGATTCAAGTTtgaaaataacatgatattGTCATTGCTATATTTTTTAGTCCATAAGTTGATAATTAATGAGTTTCCTGCATGTTCCTTGCACCCTCCTATCTACATACAGTCATTGAGATTTTGGATAATACTTGTTTATCTGGTGTTGGTAAAGACGGCAATAAAGATCATATCCAGCAAGCAGTAAGATCGTGATGTATACTAGtgaaatttcaaattcaaaaaggtTCTCAGAAATTGTAAACCTTCTCAAAATTAGTCCTTAGAAGCAGCTTCGGGGATGTATTTTGCTTTCTGAAGATTAGGAACTTACTGAAAGATTTAAGAGCAAACAGATAAAGCTGAAACAGGAGTAACATTCTCCATTTCTAGAACTAGCTTGTTATGATAATGATGTGATGAATTGAACCAGTCTGTTGAATATGGAGTTTGATCATTTAACCTAAAATTATCCGTTGGATATTTGTCTTGCCAGCCTGCAAGTCACTTGTGAAAAGCTGATAAACTCTATAAACTGGTGTTCAGCTCCACAACCCATTACATGAAAACAACTGGTAAAGCAATTGCACTGCAGCTGATACAAATCACTATGAGTTATAACTTGACCGTTAGTACTGCAATTTCCATCTTTCCACTGGTCTGGCAACAAAAAATCCCTTCTGTCTCCACAACATTTTTTTCCGTCACACTGCCGAATTCTGACTCTTGCAAGGTAGCTCTAGCCGGAAATGATACGCCAATGTCGGAAACTTCAAGTGTTTGTGTCACACTCAGCAAGAATGTTATTTTCTTGTGATGTTTGTGGTGGTGGAGGCCTGTACTTGAATTGCCAAGGGTTCGAGCAAAGGATGACTGGTTGATAAAATTCATGCAAAGGAGCAAGCAAGCAAACCAAACTCAGCATGGAAGAGGGCTAGCCCCTTTCATGTTGTGAATTTGTggtaaaatttagattttggtGACCAACCTTGATCACTTGTAAAGctagaagagaaagggagaagtaGCGTTGTTATTcaacataatttatatataacagGTGGGTCTTGTTGTTGTTGAGGTTGTTTTAAGAGTATAGTTGtggttattaatttatataggtgtgtttatttggaaatatattaaaatgatattttttatttttaaaaaattatttttgacatcaacacattaaaatatttgaaaacataaaaaatattaatttaaaacaaataaaaaataaaataaaattaaaatatttttaaaatataaaaacaaacaaaaaaaacaattataattatcacTCTCCTTAAAGTTTTCAAAAcctaacaataaaaaacaaaagaaccaCCACTCGATTGTTAAAGTTTTCAAAACCTaacaaattagttttaaattttttataataatgatagtTGGTTtcgttattttttcataaaaatataatttctaatttaaaaaaaactaaaatcagaaatagaaaaaaaaacagtgatacCAAACAACTCTTTGATTATCAGCACACTTTGTATGAATTTGTTtcgtataaaatattttataataaatgtctttctgatttttttttctatagatttttttaaaaagttaattaatatcaaataatttagtACTATACTGtaaattaagtttatttattgaaaaatattttcattattttacaaataataattaacttgtaatatcatttaataattttttttattattataacttttatcattactaatattattatcGTCAGTATTATCAATAATTACTATTGTTATTGGCTAATCACCGCCGCTATAATTTATTCTCGCTCTCACTCATCACTACCAGCGccataattatatattgttttgcatTATCcgtaaagtaaaatattttataagtaaCAAATGCCCCTTGTCCAGTATAAAACATTAAGAGCACGGTTCGGTCTTAGATAAGCTATCCGGGTTTAGGGTCTAAACTCCAAGCCCGTTTTACTGGGGCTGTCCTTGTGAAGATAGTTGATGGCCCGAGTCTTGAAGTCCATTACCAGCGGTTCTCAGTCTCATGTGCCAAGTCAATAATCAGACGACAAGTGATTTTTGTCGCAGAAATCCAGTCTCTCTCTAACTAGCTCTCTtctttaaaaccctaaaaccccgATCCCCACCATTTCACTCCCACTCCAAAACCCAGCATTACCATGTACCTCTACAGTCTCACTCTCCAACGAGCTACCGGAATCGTTTCCGCCATAAACGGCAACTTCTCCGGCGGCAAAGCACAAGAAATCGTAGTTGCTCGCGGCAAAGTTCTCGATCTCCTCCGACCAGACGAGAACGGTAAGCTACAGACAGTTCTCTCTGTTGAAATATTCGGTGCTATTCGCTCATTAGCTCAGTTTAGACTAACTGGAGCTCAAAAAGATTATATTGTTGTTGGTTCTGATTCGGGCAGGATTGTAATTTTAGAATATAACAAGGAGAGAAATGTCTTTGACAAAATTCATCAAGAAACTTTTGGAAAATCTGGCTGTCGCCGTATTGTTCCGGGTCAGTATTTGGCTGTGGATCCGAAAGGAAGGGCTGTTATGATTGGTGCC is a window of Populus nigra chromosome 10, ddPopNigr1.1, whole genome shotgun sequence DNA encoding:
- the LOC133704528 gene encoding dirigent protein 9-like, encoding MAKPLFVTTTALKAIVYLFLIAMTLSYANSARILDELEPENPAVVGPPATTTVPAPTTTLPSGQVQATTPTTVEDDQADPPLPDETEAPVTVAAPVDDAAPVAPPITDAAPVAPPVTVAAPVPVGPINTTTRPPNGPAPVVATSDTEAKPAGPQTTTTTSPPLSFFMHDILGGSHASNRIVTGIIARTDINGIPFSQPNNNIFPLQGGTPLVNINNLINPNTAPLLTGLTGAQTNTLLQNTGNNNNVVNSNNQPFVTAGNLPAGSALQKLMFGSITVVDDELTEGHELGSAVIGKAQGFYLASSLDGTSHTMAFSVLLHGGENHGEIEDTISFFGVHRTATPDSQIAVIGGCYIGTGKYENAKGYASVETLPQVDQHTTDGVDTIMHFNVYLSE